A window of the Natronomonas salina genome harbors these coding sequences:
- a CDS encoding MutH/Sau3AI family endonuclease, with amino-acid sequence MMNLPSGSDADEDDILRATNALLGRTFGDIDEQIHGMTDDSRASSKHGVANVIEEGYFNIPINSDAGPDFSKTGIELKVTPLRLTGNNDLVRPKERLVLCMCDYNEVVDANHWTDVPALRKKLSRVLIIWYLHIVGQDRSTYPIVWWTLWEPMTDPYWSEILQSNFEICKQRILDGDTPSEKHTRLLGTCPKHGGGYDRDNPSQSPRSSRVAPDAHPTLDYAEKRGWSIGMSGCMELFTAATGLENAKRGRATGIELNALWGAASQRAAHDVPRFSDAFEVSD; translated from the coding sequence ATGATGAATTTGCCGTCAGGGTCCGATGCAGATGAAGACGATATTCTCCGCGCGACGAATGCCCTGCTCGGGCGAACGTTTGGAGATATTGACGAGCAGATTCACGGTATGACTGATGACAGTCGTGCAAGCTCAAAACACGGCGTTGCGAACGTTATCGAAGAAGGATATTTTAATATCCCAATCAACTCCGACGCGGGACCAGATTTTAGCAAAACCGGTATAGAACTGAAGGTCACGCCACTCCGATTGACTGGCAATAATGATCTCGTGCGACCGAAGGAGCGGCTCGTACTGTGTATGTGCGACTATAACGAGGTTGTGGATGCAAACCACTGGACTGACGTCCCCGCGTTACGCAAGAAGCTCAGTCGTGTGCTTATCATCTGGTATCTCCACATAGTCGGCCAGGATCGTTCGACCTACCCAATTGTCTGGTGGACACTGTGGGAGCCGATGACTGATCCTTACTGGTCAGAGATTCTCCAGTCAAACTTTGAAATCTGCAAGCAACGAATTCTCGACGGCGATACACCCAGCGAGAAGCACACCCGACTACTCGGGACCTGCCCGAAACACGGAGGCGGATACGACCGTGATAATCCGAGTCAATCTCCGCGCTCATCCCGCGTAGCCCCTGACGCACACCCCACACTGGACTACGCCGAAAAGCGTGGATGGTCGATCGGTATGAGCGGCTGTATGGAACTTTTTACTGCTGCAACTGGCCTCGAGAACGCAAAACGAGGACGGGCGACGGGTATCGAGCTGAACGCACTTTGGGGGGCTGCCTCACAGCGTGCTGCACACGACGTGCCCCGATTCAGCGACGCTTTTGAGGTTAGTGATTAG
- a CDS encoding DNA-methyltransferase, whose product MADTSPIPPVDSEVPEGYGLYHADTRSHYDTLTEQFGDVDGQLIDTTITSPPYGDVKDYGYDEELQIGLGDDYEDYLEELRRVYKQTYDLTKPDGSLWVIVNTFKKGGRTIRLPTDIADICENLENKTNCDKCGAPLTKDRETGVHYCTDDECSFEYDSIADSWVLQDIVIWDKVRALPYSGKGKFRNVFEYILCFSKQNDFHFDLDKIRIADATEFKDWWINYPERYHPRGKVPDNIWEMVTPTQGGWGNMTIDHPAPFPRPLVERIIQLTTDPGDVVFDHFAGTGTVLAQAEAMNRWPLGFELSDDYVGAYSTLREEIIEEWKERQAEGNTLEEEQARLAQKIWRLRQLVFPRKLLQSLPGSSEERDLGELNINTVFLDGCADDELLAARETERVPLKTAIIVDDDTSEAARVELTESLAAAQEEDPCSAVPVDADVSVQTVSEFVGETANEFEASPLYLYDKNDYNYPAGTITIETWDAMVQTPDGWRQNHVAYEYPPVISNLYLNVDSDGKEVVTDIEEVRASEGGATLTDF is encoded by the coding sequence ATGGCCGATACGTCCCCTATTCCGCCTGTTGATAGCGAGGTTCCAGAGGGCTACGGACTCTATCACGCTGACACTCGGTCTCACTACGATACACTTACTGAGCAATTCGGTGATGTCGATGGCCAACTCATCGACACGACGATTACGTCACCACCATACGGCGATGTGAAGGACTATGGATACGATGAAGAGCTACAGATTGGTCTTGGAGATGATTACGAAGATTATCTTGAGGAGCTCCGCAGGGTTTACAAGCAGACGTACGACCTGACGAAGCCGGATGGCTCCCTGTGGGTCATCGTGAATACGTTCAAGAAGGGTGGGCGGACTATCCGACTTCCGACAGATATTGCTGATATTTGTGAAAACCTTGAGAACAAAACCAACTGCGACAAATGTGGAGCCCCACTAACAAAGGATCGTGAAACCGGGGTCCACTACTGCACTGATGATGAGTGCTCCTTCGAATACGATTCGATCGCTGACTCATGGGTGCTGCAGGATATCGTTATCTGGGATAAGGTTCGCGCACTGCCGTATAGCGGAAAGGGCAAGTTTCGAAACGTTTTTGAGTATATTCTTTGCTTCAGTAAGCAGAACGATTTCCACTTCGACCTAGATAAGATCCGTATCGCCGATGCTACAGAGTTTAAAGACTGGTGGATTAATTATCCAGAGCGGTATCACCCCCGTGGAAAAGTCCCGGACAACATATGGGAGATGGTGACACCGACTCAGGGTGGCTGGGGGAATATGACGATAGACCATCCCGCCCCCTTCCCGCGACCGCTTGTGGAGCGAATTATTCAATTAACAACTGACCCTGGCGATGTCGTCTTTGACCACTTTGCCGGTACTGGGACAGTACTTGCTCAAGCTGAGGCAATGAATCGTTGGCCCCTCGGCTTTGAGCTAAGTGACGATTACGTCGGAGCATATTCGACACTTCGCGAAGAGATAATCGAAGAGTGGAAAGAGCGACAAGCTGAGGGAAATACTCTCGAGGAAGAGCAAGCACGCCTGGCACAGAAGATATGGCGGCTACGGCAACTCGTGTTTCCACGGAAACTCTTGCAGTCGCTGCCAGGGTCGTCTGAAGAGCGGGACTTGGGTGAATTGAACATCAACACGGTGTTCCTGGATGGCTGTGCAGATGACGAACTGCTGGCGGCTCGTGAGACAGAACGCGTTCCGCTAAAGACAGCCATCATTGTCGACGACGATACTTCGGAAGCAGCACGTGTCGAGCTCACAGAGTCACTCGCTGCGGCTCAAGAGGAAGACCCCTGCAGTGCAGTCCCTGTCGATGCTGATGTGTCCGTCCAGACGGTGAGTGAGTTCGTCGGCGAGACCGCGAACGAGTTTGAAGCTAGCCCACTGTATCTCTACGACAAAAACGATTACAACTACCCCGCTGGAACCATCACTATTGAGACGTGGGATGCGATGGTACAAACACCGGATGGCTGGCGGCAGAACCACGTTGCATACGAGTATCCACCGGTTATCTCCAATCTATACCTGAATGTTGATTCTGACGGTAAAGAAGTTGTCACTGATATCGAAGAGGTCCGGGCAAGCGAGGGTGGCGCCACGCTGACTGATTTTTAA